Below is a genomic region from Candidatus Fermentibacter sp..
GAACACCAGTTCCCTGATGCCTATTCCTCCCGGAGTTATCAGCGCAAGATAACCAGCAAGCCACGAAACCGTATAGGTAGCACACATCTGCAACGCGTCCAGCCCGCTGGTATGAGCCCAGGACTTTAGCAGGAAATGCCAGGCCAGGATGTAGAAAGCCCATCCGCTGACAGTCACGATGAACAGCAGCAGGCATTTCCCAGCCGGGAGACTTCTTCCGCTTACCCCGTCGATTGCGGACCTTATTCTGGAGCCCTCGTGCAGGAGTTTTTCCGAGACCTTTCGGACAGGGAGGAGATAGTCGTTCCTGAACAGTACCAGGATGATCAGAAAGAGAACCATAAGCAAACCCGGAACTGCGATCCCGGACCAGATAGGTGCCAGGATCAGGGCTGCGGACACCAGGAGGGCGGCCGTAGTGCTGAGGACCATCAGATCGATGTTGGACCTGACGAGCGGACCTGCTCCGACAGTTTCCTTCGCGGCATTGTACTGGTAGACGACACCCCAGAACCGGCCGGGAAGGTAGCGGACGATTTGCCCGGTAAAGAACAGCTCGAAGACGACGGGGAACGGTACTGCCTTCCCCTTCTGTGCCGACAGGAGTATCTGGAAGGATGCGGCGTTGTGAAGGGAGCCCACAGCGCAAAACAGGAATGAAAGCAGGAACATCACCGGCGATCCAGGAACAAGGGAGGCTTCAGTATCATCGACCGCATTCACGAAGAGCACACAGATCCAGGCAACAGCCATCAAGGCGAGAACAAGACCGGTGATCCGCCTCAACCTTCCGAGATTCATCCCGAACCCTTCAGGAGCCGAAGCATCATCCTCGCGACCCAACGGCTCCTGAGCCCCGGTAACCTGAAATCATACATCGCTACGCAGTCGGCATTCTTCAGAAACCCGACAGCGTCACGGATGCGGACGGACCTGTCATGCCCCGCGGCCGCCATCAGAAGGCGCTCGGCGTTGACCCATGTGCATCCCGCCGCTGCGTGTGAAGAGGAGGCAGGCTCCGCTCCCAGAAGAGCCCTGTAAGCCTCGCGGCCCATGGCAAGACCTGCTCGGAACGGCAGCAGCACCTGGAGCCAGGGTCTCGGATTCATCTCGATCAGCCGGAGCCGCCCCTCCTTGTCTGCTAGAAAAGGAAGCTCTGCCAGCCCTATCAGACCCGTCTCCTCTGCTATCCTGCCGGCGATGACGTCGTGAGCTGAAGGATCGAGTGTCTCGACCACGCAGGCCGTGCCACCGTTCAGAGGGTATTTGACTCGTTCTGCCGCTCTTGTTACGAGGAGCCCTCCAAGCGGACCCCTGACGCAGTGGAGCAGCTCCTCGCCATCCGCTGATCTTTCGAGCCGCTGCTGGATGATCCAGTTCCTGCACAGACTCCAGCTCCCAGAGATACGGGTCTCGAAGGCGGAAGGGCTCTCCTCCGGCGGAGAGACGAAGAGCTTTGCTCCCCGCAGTCCGAGCTCCATCGAATAGGGTTTGAGGGATGGCTTTGCCACGATGTCGCCTCCGAGCGAACGCTTCGCCTCGGAAGCCTTGGCGGGGCTGTCGGCCCTCGCCCACGGAGCGAGGATGTCATCGAGGCCTCTGCTCCTGAGAAACTCGAAGAGCTCGCACTTGTCCAGTCCACCCATTTTCAGATGCCTGCACCTGCCTGTTTCGACGAGATCATCGAAGAGAGGCAGGAACTCCAGCAGGAGCCGGAGACCGCCATCCTCGGTCGCGAAAACCGGCAGAGGAGATCCATACCTGCTGCACAGCCCCTCGAGGATTCTGCGGAGCTGCCCGGCCGTCTCCTCGGGTTCCACTGGCGGCCATTGCAGGATGGTGTGCGAGATGCAGCCGCTCTGGTTCGCGAGGATGCTTCTTCTGCCGAGGGAAACAATCGCGTACTCGAGACCGAAGTGAGCAAACTCCTCCGCAAGGGATGCCGCGACTATCTCGCTGCCGCCGGATATCAGGACTGCAGGCCTGATATGCATCTGCGACGTATCGGCGATATGCATGTCGTCTCTCATGGCCGACTCCGGGAGAATGCGCCGAAGACTGTGCACGACACCGTGACCCTGCCATCGGAGTGTCCCATCGCCATGCTGTTCCAAGATTTACTGCCGGAGATGCTGCGAAGGAAATCGTGCATGCTCAGAATCATCATCCTTTTCAACGGGCGACTCACTTCTCGGTCACAATCGGAATCCGGATGACAGCCCTCTATTCCAGGGTATCTATCAACAACTGCAAGTACGCCTTCGTGCGGCCGCTACGAGTGAGCTGCCCGCCGGAAACCGGAAGCCGGCACGGAGCAGACCGGCCTCCACGCAAAGATAGGCCCCGAGCACCGAGCTGACAAAACGGCCCGGTCTGAACTCCCTCTCGTCGATTGAAACATTTCTGCCGGCCCCGTGAAGGTTTCTCGAAACAGCCAGGAATGGAACAGGTGCCATCATGAAGTGGCTGCAGAAGACCGCCTCGAAACCGCTGTCTCCTAGCAGGTTCAGCAGAGAACGCCTCGTGTAGCGCTTGAAGTGCCCGCAAGCCGTGTCATATCTGCTCCAGAGCGACGGCATGGCTGGCACGGTGACTATCAGCAGCCCATCGGGCGCAAGGGCCTGCGATGCCGACACCAGTACACCGCGGTCGTCACCGAAGTGCTCCAGGACATCCAGAATCAGCAGGGCGTCGAAGTACTCTCGGAACGGCGGAGCGGTAATGTCCGAGCGAACCAGCACAACGCCCCGAGGACGGGCCGAAGCTGCTTCGGCCAAGGTGATGTCCGTGCCCACAACCAGAGACGAGCCTGCGGATCGTGCGATCGCCGCGGAGGACCAGCCGGTGCCGCATCCTTCGTCGAGCACTGATGCGGATGTTTTCGCGAGCTTCCGCAGGAGATGCGCGACGAGTCCGGCCCGCGCACGGAACCAGGGATGCGTCTCTTCGGCCCTCTTGAGTAGTCCGTGCAGGGCGGGGTCGTAGCCCAACAATCAGGTCCCGGAGTCCAGGACCGCTCCTATGACGTCATCCTGCTCGGCATCGGACATCGACGGGAAGAACGGGAGTCTGAGGAGACGCACGCCGGCCGACTCGGCCACCGGGCACTGACCCGGCCTTCCACCAAACGAAACGCCCATTCTCGACAGGTGAAGGGGCTGATAGTGGAACACCGCGAGTATGCCCCTCGCCGCGAGATGTGCGATGAGTCCGTCGCGGGAGGCCTTGTCGGGCATGACGAGCGGAAAGAGGTGCCAGGCCGGGTCGCAGTGGGCCGGCACTTCCTGGAAGCGGACCCCCCTGGTCGAGACCCACCCGGCCAGGCCTTCGGTGTACCTCCTCCAGATGGCCTCCCTGCGCCGCTGGATCTCCCCTGCAGCCTCGAGCTGGGCCAGCAGGAACGCGGCCAGCATGTCCGACAGCACGTAGCTGGAACCCAGGTCCACCCACGTGTAGCGGTCCACCTGGCCGTCGAGGAACCGCGCGCGATCGGTTCCCTTGTCGCGCAGGATCCGCGCCCGCTCGAAGTAGCGCGGATCGTTGACCAGGAGGGCTCCGCCCTCGCCGCAGGTGATGTTCTTCGTCTCGTGGAAGCTCAGTGTCGAGAGGGGCGCCATCGAGCCCAGACCCATCCCCCGGTACCTGCCGAACAGGCCGTGCGCGGCATCCTCGATCAGCACGGCACCGCATCCGCCTGCGATCTCCGAGAGCCTGTCCATCTCGCAGCCCACGCCGCCGTAGTGCACCGCCACGATCGCACGGGTGCGGGGCGTGACCAGGTCTTCGACGAGCGATTCATCGATGTTGAGCGTGTCGGGCCTGATGTCGGCGAAGACGGGGACCGCCCCCCGCGAGGCGAAGGCCAGCGCGGTGGAAACGAAAGTGTACGAGGGGACGATGACCTCGTCACCCGGTGAGAGGTCGAGGAGGTAGGCGCACATCTCGAGGGCGTGGGTGCAGGAGGGGGTCAGGAGGGCGTGCGGGGCTCCCGTCACAGCCTCGAGTTCACTCTCGCACCTCCGGCAGAACGGGCCGTTGCCGGCCACGAAACCGTTCTCGACGGCCTGACGGATGTATTCGAGCTCCCGGCCGCCCAGCCCGGCCCTGTTGAATGGAATCCTGTAGGTCGTCACGTCTTCGGCCCGAGCGAAGGCCAGTAGTGGAACCAGATCCCCATCCTGTCGGTGACGAACCCGAGACGCTCGTAGAATCCCATGGCCCCGGCGGTGCCGGCCTGTGTCACCACGGAGACATGCGCGACGCCGGCATCACCCAGGATCCTGGAAGCCGCCGAAACGAGCGCCTTCCCGAGCCCCGCGCTCCTGTTCCCGGGAGCCACGCCGAGGAGCTCGATCACACCTTCTCCAGCCCGATCCCGCACCGCACAGTACCCCCCGGGTCTGCCGGCATCCCCGGCGACCAGCAGCGTACAGCGGGGATCGGAGAAGCACTTCCGCATCCAGTACGAGAACATGGCCGACGCTCTCTTCCTGCCGAAACCCGGATCGACGAAGAATCGCGAGGAAGTGTGGTTTTCCGTCGCGAGGTCCTCGAGCAGGGGGATGTCTGACGGGATAGCTCTCCTGACCGGTCCGGCGGTCTCTGAGGCAGGGATCCTGGCAGTTTCGACCCTCATCTCCGCACGGATCCCCGCCGCGCGCATGCCTAGCCCGTGAGCCGACCCGAGGCTCGGGCCGTCTCCGGGGTCGGCCAGGAAGTAGAGGCAGTCGACCGCGTTCGACGAGCACCATGACTTCACGCTGGCTGCCTGGGCCGGCGTCATCCCCACACGCGCATATCTGGCGATGCGGAGCCCGAAGAAGGACGAATCCCATTCCAGCATCGAGCAGAGCCGCGTCACTCCGCGGACCATCCCTCTCCGCCGGTATCCTCGACGGCCGTGTACCCGGGAATGCCCATCAGCCTGAAGTGCATCCTCGCTATGTACTCGCCTATCACGCCGAGAGAGAAGAGCTGGACTCCCGAGAAGATGGAGATGATGGACGCGAGGAACGGGAAGCCCGGAACGCTGCCGCCGTTCTCGAAGTACCGGAAGAGCACGTACAGAAGCACTCCCACGCCGAAGATCATGAAGGCGAACCCCGCCATGCTGGCTACCTCGAGCGGGATGGTGGAGAAGCCCGTAATCATGTTGAAGGCGTGCGTGAAGAGCCTTCCGAAGGTGTAGTGCGACCTGCCGATCCGCCGGGGCTCGTGCCTCACGGTGACGGCGCCGAAGCTCCTGGTGCCCCATGTCAGGAGCACGTCGATCGAGCAGTAGGGCCCGCCGTGGGATACGAACGAGTCGCGCAGGGCTGTGCGGAAGGCCCTGAAGGCGCTGACGCGGGAGGCTGTGGCTACGCCCATCGACCTCTGGAGTACGGCCTTAGTGAGCTTCGAGGCCATGTCGCGCGGGAGGCCGTGCCTCTCCCTGTCGGGCGAGCCGTAGACGACGTCGAAACCCTCCTCGAGTTTCGCGAGGAGCCTGGGGATCTCGGAAGGAGGATTCTGCAGATCGTCGTCGAGCGTGACTGTCACGGAGAAATGCGCCGCCCTGATGCCGCAGAGGAGGGCGTTGTGCTGGCCGCTGTTGCGCGCCAGGCGTATGCCCCTGATCCGCGGGCCGGCTTCGGAGAGCTTCCGGATCGCGCCCCAGCTCCCGTCGGTGCTAGCGTCGTCCACGAGCACCAGTTCCCAGGGAACGCCGATGGAGGACATCGCCTCCGACACGGCACGGGCGAGGCTCCCGAGCGAGTCGCGGCTCTCGTAGACCGGGACGACAACGGAGATCCCAGGCGGCAGACCGGTCATCCCTCCCCCTTGCATACGGGTCTCGACTGGAGTCGAACCTCCAATTGATGACTCCACCGCACTGTCTGCGCAAGTACCCTCTGGCTTGCGGGGACGGCGCGGGACAGCCATAGTGCGGAAGGCGGTCCCGTTGCCGCCAGGATCCGGCGGGAGGGCGGGATGCGCGTTCCCAGAGTCTTTTCTTCCGTTCTCGTAGTTCTGGCAGGCACTCTCGTCGCCCTTGCAGCGGCCGAGGCCTTCCTCAGGCTGGCCTGCTCCCCGCCTGTCGTCACCAGCGGATGGGTGTGCTCCTCGTCCGTGCCCCGGCAGGAGAGGAACCAGCTCGGATTCCGCGGGCATCCGATCGGGTATTCGGACAGCACGACGGTTCTCGTGCTTGTCGGCGACTCGCAGGTGGAGGCGACTCACCTCGCATGGGACTGGATGCCGGAGTCACGCCTCGAGCACCATCTGGAAGAGATCCTGGGCCGCGATGTGGAGGTGGCATCGGTTGCGGCCCAGGGCTACGGACAGGATCAGGAGCTTCTGGCCCTGGAGTACTACTTCGAGGATTTCAGGGCCGACATGGTGGTGGTCTGGGAGACGCCGGCCAACGATTTGTGGAACAACACCTTCCCGACGCACTGGCCCGCGGATGGCTGGGCCAAGCCCACATTCTGGCTCGAGTCAGGGGAACTGGCCGGTCCGTGCGAGAATCCGGGCGATGCTCTGCCGGTCCCTCCTCTGAGGATTGTCGCCCTTCTCGAATCGGCTCTCGGCAGGCCTTCGAGGGACGGCGCGTGGGAGGCGAGGCTCCCTGCCCCCTACGGTCCGGATTCGACATGGCAGGGTCCGGCGAGGCAGGAATGGCAGGAGAGGTGGAACACGGATCTCGGTCTGATGAGATTCGAGAACCTCGCCACGGAGAAGAGCCATCTGGCCGTGTACCTCACCCCGAGGAGCCCCAGGATGCAGTATTCGGTGGATCTGACCAGGCTCCTGCTGGATCGGATCGACTCGCTCTCCCGATCCAGCGGAGCCTCGGCGGTCTTCTTCGCGGCCGAAGGTCCGCCGGACCCGACGGGAGACGTCGAGGAGGCCACGTATGTTCTCAACGGCCTCTACTATCACGTCGCCAGATCCCAGTATGAGCGGAACGTGCACGACTCCAACTCGGACGTGTCCTTCCTGGAACTGCCGATACGCATCGAGGACTGGAAGATGGGGCCTCTCAACAGCCATCTGAACGAGCATGCAACGGATCTCATGATGGAGGATCTGGCGCTGCGCCTGGCGCCGATGCTCGCGGACTCCAGCCCGCCGGATACCGAATGATGCTGTGAAGGAGACGGCCGGAAGGCCGCCGGGTCACTCCGGTCCGGCGGGGGATCCCGAGAGGATACGCATCTCCTCGGCCAGTTCCCCGACGAGAGCAGGCGCGGCGGGATCCTGCGCGGCTTTTGTGAAATAGCCTGCTGCGAGAGCGTACTCCATCCTGTGCTCCGCCAGGACTCCCCTGTAGTAATCCATCTTGCCGCCCCAGCCCTGCGAGGCACTGCGGGATGAAAGCGCGGGCGAGAGCAGCATGGGGATGGACAGGAGAGCGGCGGGCGCGAATCTGCTTCCCCTGAAGAGCGTTGCGACGACAAGAGTGGTTGCTGCAACGAGCAGCACGACGCCGGGCAGGTCCGCGATCCATGTCGAATGGTGCCCGTCGAGGAGCATGCGCAGGCTGATCGTGACCTGCGGGAGCGGGACGGCCTGCTCGACCGGGTGCACGGGAAGGTGCATCTCGCCCAGCAGCCCCAGAAACGTCTGTATGACGCCGGGGATCAGGAGGAATGCAGCCGCCCATCGCGCCCGGCTGCCCCGCTCCGCGAAGCGCGAGAGGCCGAGTGCGGCGAAAGGGATCACCGGGATGAGGTATCGCGGCCCGAAGGCCCATCCCTGCGTGCGGGTGTGGAGTGCCGAATAGAGGACGACGTAGACCGCCGTCATGACGAGGCCCGGGTCGATCCTGATCCTGCCGGCCCCGGTTCTCGAGACGAGACCGGCGATGCCCGCGGCGATCCAGGGCATGTAGAAGAGCAGCCCCCTCTCGGGGCTCGCGAGCAGGAACAGGAACCGCCCGGCATCCGGGGCGGTGAAGCCGAAGAAGCCGGTGTGAAGAGCGGCGAAGGCTTCGCTGGCCTCGAGGGCGTAGCCCATGCGGAAGGGACTTCCGAAGCAGGTCGAATTGTACGCCATCTGGGGGGCGAAGGCGGCCGCGGTCATCAGAACGGCGGCGAGGATGCCGGAAGGCTTCCACCAGGAACGGGGGCGGAACAGGACGAGGACTGTGTACAGCAGGAGAACGGTGTAGTCCATGGCGGAGGCCAGCGCACAGCACGCGTCGGAGGCCCTGAACCGCCCCTCCTGCTGGAGCGAGTATCCCGCGAACAGCATGGCCGCCGCCGGGACATGGGAGTAGAGGACGGTCGAATAGGGCAGCATGATGCTGCCCAGTCCCGCGGCCGCGACGGCGGGGAGAGGATCGATCCCCTCGCGGGATGTCCTGCGCGCCAGCAGGAGGAGCAGGAGGAGGAGCGAACCCGAGACCAGGAGTCTCTCGCAGACGTACCTGGCCGGGTCGAAGAGCCCCAGCGGGATCGTATGGGCCCTGCCGATCCCCAGGCTTTCGAGGACCAGTGCAGGCGGGACGCAGGCAAGAGACAGCAGGGCCGACTTGTCGGAATAGGAGTGGCCCTCCCACACGGCCCTGTCGGAGGTAAATGCAGAGTACCGGTCTATGACGGTCGTTCCATCGTCGACGACGCTCCTCACGAGCGCCCAGCGCGAGACGACGTGGTCGTAGGGATATGGGTTGAACGTGAGGAGAGAGGCCAGCACCGCCGCCAGCACGGCAACCGGCGCGGGCCGCCTGCCCGGGAGAAGAGCTCCGACTGTGAGGGATCGACGATTCATGGCATCAGGATATAAAAGCCGGGCCCGACGGGCAACGGGGCCGCAAAAGGGAGCGGCGGGCCCGGAGGCCCGCCGCAGGCGACAGTCAAGCGGAAGCTACTGCCAGCTCTGGATACCGTCGACGACCGAGCCGTGATCCTGCGGAAGCCCAGCACCACCCGTAGGGCAGTCGATGGTGTAGACACCGGCGGCGACGGTGTAGCCGTAGTCACTGCCGGCTGGATCCTGCGGGCACTCCATCAGTGTGGCGTTCTCCATCAGGTCGGACGACACGAAGACGGCCAGCGAGCCCCAGCTGTTGTAGGTGCCGTAGTACATGGAGGCGCCGGTTGCAAGGCTCCTCATGTTGCTGCGGCAGGAGGCCATCTCGGCGGTCTGCTTGACGCTGCCGAACTTGGGGATGGCGATGGCGGCGAGGATGCCGATGATCACGACGACGATCATGAGCTCGATGAGTGTGAAGCCTCTCTTCATCTCGAAACCCCTTTCACGGTTGGGAAACACTGACGAACAAAGAGCAACAAAGGCACCATCGGCATATTACCGGGAGAATCGTCTGTAAAAGTACGCGTTTCTTCCCTCGTCGGACACGATTCCCCTCACGAGATGCAATCTGCAACCCGGAGGGCCTGTTGTCCAGCATCGGATCACCAGCTCGAGATGCCCGAGACGAACGAGCCGTGGTCCATGCCGGGGACGGGACAGGCGACCAGGTACTGCTCCGCCGCCGGCAGTTGCAGCGTGTAGATGCCGATGGCCGGGCGCGCGGGGCAGCGGACCTGCCCGGCGTTCTCCTGGACGGCGAGCAGGCTGGTCATGTCGGCGGTATAGCTCCCGTAGACGCCGAAGTAGATGGACTCGGCGGTCGCCAGCGTGCGGATGTTGCTGCGGCACGACGATCGCCTGGCCGACTCCTGCACGTTGTTGTAACCCGGAATGGCGATGGCGGACAATATCCCGATGATCACCACCACGATCATGAGCTCGATCAGCGTGAAACCCCTCTGCATGCCTCACCCCCTATGGCAGTATATGAAGCATAAAACATTCCTGATTATTGAATCACTCTCGCAGCCGCTGTTTCCAAGACTGCCGGAAAAACCGGAGGCCGTTCGTCCACCTGCGGCTTGCGCTATGCAAGCCTATCGGTCGGAGAAGAACTCCCTCTGCGGGTTGTTCCGGATCGTCATCTCGACGAGCCTTGCGACGACCACCTCGCGGGGCGTGCCGGGCCCGCCCGCTTCGTTCAGGCCTCCGGACGTGTCGAGATCGGGGTTGTAGCGCATCGCCAGATGCTCGAACCACGGCGAGAAGTTGCCCGTGGAAAGCAGAACGGCATCGGGGCGGAGGTCCCTGCCGTACTTCTCCATCCAGCAGCCGTAGAGCATGTCGTTGTCGGAGATGAACAGGCCTGCGTCCAGCGGAGCTGATGACACGAAGGCCTCGACATCACCGCTCTGATCAGGCAGCGGATCGCCGGGAGAGACGAGCGGCGGCAGGGCCACGGCAGCGGCGAGCGCCAGCGAGGCGGCCCGCGGCAGTGCTTCGCAGGCCGCCGCGGCGAGGGCGCACAGCACGAGGAGGGACAGCCACCCCGTCTGGGAGGTCCCCGAGGCCATCGGGTTCACCAGCAGTATGAATGCGGCATCCAGCGCAAGCAGGATACCGAGACGGAGCAGTTTCCTGCG
It encodes:
- the rffA gene encoding dTDP-4-amino-4,6-dideoxygalactose transaminase, producing MTTYRIPFNRAGLGGRELEYIRQAVENGFVAGNGPFCRRCESELEAVTGAPHALLTPSCTHALEMCAYLLDLSPGDEVIVPSYTFVSTALAFASRGAVPVFADIRPDTLNIDESLVEDLVTPRTRAIVAVHYGGVGCEMDRLSEIAGGCGAVLIEDAAHGLFGRYRGMGLGSMAPLSTLSFHETKNITCGEGGALLVNDPRYFERARILRDKGTDRARFLDGQVDRYTWVDLGSSYVLSDMLAAFLLAQLEAAGEIQRRREAIWRRYTEGLAGWVSTRGVRFQEVPAHCDPAWHLFPLVMPDKASRDGLIAHLAARGILAVFHYQPLHLSRMGVSFGGRPGQCPVAESAGVRLLRLPFFPSMSDAEQDDVIGAVLDSGT
- a CDS encoding GNAT family N-acetyltransferase, with product MVRGVTRLCSMLEWDSSFFGLRIARYARVGMTPAQAASVKSWCSSNAVDCLYFLADPGDGPSLGSAHGLGMRAAGIRAEMRVETARIPASETAGPVRRAIPSDIPLLEDLATENHTSSRFFVDPGFGRKRASAMFSYWMRKCFSDPRCTLLVAGDAGRPGGYCAVRDRAGEGVIELLGVAPGNRSAGLGKALVSAASRILGDAGVAHVSVVTQAGTAGAMGFYERLGFVTDRMGIWFHYWPSLGPKT
- a CDS encoding prepilin-type N-terminal cleavage/methylation domain-containing protein; the encoded protein is MKRGFTLIELMIVVVIIGILAAIAIPKFGSVKQTAEMASCRSNMRSLATGASMYYGTYNSWGSLAVFVSSDLMENATLMECPQDPAGSDYGYTVAAGVYTIDCPTGGAGLPQDHGSVVDGIQSWQ
- a CDS encoding glycosyltransferase family 2 protein, producing the protein MTGLPPGISVVVPVYESRDSLGSLARAVSEAMSSIGVPWELVLVDDASTDGSWGAIRKLSEAGPRIRGIRLARNSGQHNALLCGIRAAHFSVTVTLDDDLQNPPSEIPRLLAKLEEGFDVVYGSPDRERHGLPRDMASKLTKAVLQRSMGVATASRVSAFRAFRTALRDSFVSHGGPYCSIDVLLTWGTRSFGAVTVRHEPRRIGRSHYTFGRLFTHAFNMITGFSTIPLEVASMAGFAFMIFGVGVLLYVLFRYFENGGSVPGFPFLASIISIFSGVQLFSLGVIGEYIARMHFRLMGIPGYTAVEDTGGEGWSAE
- a CDS encoding class I SAM-dependent methyltransferase, which codes for MGYDPALHGLLKRAEETHPWFRARAGLVAHLLRKLAKTSASVLDEGCGTGWSSAAIARSAGSSLVVGTDITLAEAASARPRGVVLVRSDITAPPFREYFDALLILDVLEHFGDDRGVLVSASQALAPDGLLIVTVPAMPSLWSRYDTACGHFKRYTRRSLLNLLGDSGFEAVFCSHFMMAPVPFLAVSRNLHGAGRNVSIDEREFRPGRFVSSVLGAYLCVEAGLLRAGFRFPAGSSLVAAARRRTCSC